One window of Candidatus Wallbacteria bacterium genomic DNA carries:
- a CDS encoding MFS transporter: MKGNISKFYMFSFFRMFALFTPVIVLFWQDAGLSMTMIMILQSYFGILLAILEIPTGTLADRYGERKSVMAGSFLVIIACLVYYQSTCFWHFVIAETIWALSAALISGADSALLYNTLECIGEKESFKKIQGNSLALSIIGGGIASLMGGLVGETSLRLTFLLTAIFFVLSYLAVSLMDEPRSRSAEKRASYFSILSETYKFVNKHRLVKWYIAYTACISAFINLFLWFYQPYMQHTGLTIAWFGIAFTIYNLGAALSSKFSQEINSFFGKSMLFVMPVFLILPLFVMPWLLCAGSFLLILFHQFNRGVHRNILNDRILAYTFENKRATVLSLCSLLAVGIRSILGPVLGYLFDVWGFDSFYVFGILFSAVFLFFYLAFRRIPEKYFTVKLYPPAAAGSFE; encoded by the coding sequence ATGAAAGGCAACATCTCCAAGTTTTACATGTTTTCGTTTTTCCGGATGTTTGCCCTGTTCACGCCCGTGATTGTCCTTTTCTGGCAGGATGCAGGACTTTCCATGACCATGATCATGATTCTGCAATCTTACTTCGGCATACTGCTGGCGATTCTGGAGATTCCCACCGGGACTCTGGCGGACAGATATGGAGAACGCAAGAGCGTGATGGCCGGATCATTCCTGGTGATAATCGCCTGCCTGGTATACTACCAGTCCACCTGCTTCTGGCATTTTGTAATCGCTGAAACGATCTGGGCCCTGTCTGCTGCTCTGATCAGCGGCGCTGATTCAGCGCTGCTGTATAACACTCTGGAATGCATCGGCGAAAAGGAATCCTTCAAAAAGATCCAGGGGAACAGCCTGGCACTTTCCATCATCGGCGGGGGCATCGCCAGCCTGATGGGCGGATTAGTGGGCGAAACCTCCCTGCGGCTGACTTTTCTTCTTACAGCAATTTTTTTTGTGCTCAGCTACCTGGCTGTCAGCCTGATGGATGAACCCAGGAGCAGGAGCGCAGAAAAGAGAGCGTCATATTTTTCGATTCTGTCTGAGACCTACAAGTTTGTAAATAAGCACAGGCTTGTGAAATGGTACATAGCTTACACAGCCTGTATCAGCGCTTTTATCAATCTTTTCCTCTGGTTTTACCAGCCCTACATGCAGCATACCGGCCTTACGATCGCCTGGTTCGGCATAGCTTTCACAATTTACAACCTTGGCGCAGCCCTCTCTTCAAAGTTCAGCCAGGAAATCAACTCGTTCTTCGGAAAAAGCATGTTGTTTGTAATGCCCGTGTTCCTGATCCTGCCACTGTTTGTGATGCCCTGGCTGCTTTGCGCCGGAAGTTTTCTGCTGATCCTTTTCCATCAGTTCAACAGAGGGGTGCACAGGAACATCCTGAACGACCGCATCCTGGCCTATACCTTTGAAAACAAGCGGGCCACAGTGCTTTCCCTGTGCAGCCTGCTGGCTGTCGGCATCAGATCGATTCTAGGTCCTGTCCTGGGGTATCTGTTTGATGTCTGGGGCTTTGACAGTTTTTATGTGTTTGGCATTTTATTCAGCGCAGTCTTCTTATTTTTTTATCTGGCTTTCAGGCGGATACCAGAGAAATACTTCACAGTAAAACTGTACCCGCCTGCAGCAGCTGGAAGCTTCGAATAA